Within Hydrogenophaga sp. PAMC20947, the genomic segment CACCCGCCCGCGGGAGCGCACGCGCATCGAAGTCACCTGGAGTGTTGACCCGGCCGTGGGCTACACTTTTTCTGTCGCCGACAACGGCGTGGGCTTTGACATGCAATATGCTCAAAAGCTATTCGGTGTCTTCCAACGCATGCACAGAGCTTCTGAATTCGAGGGCACCGGCATCGGTTTGGCGCTCACGCGGCGCATTTTGGAACGACACGGTGGTAGCATTTGGGCTGAAAGCGAAATACACCACGGGAGTATTTTCCACTTCTCCCTGCCCTTCGACGGAGTCAGTCTGGGCGGTCTTCCGCACGACACCTAACTTATCTTGCTGGAACCATGAACACCAACGCCGACGCCATCCTGCTGGTCGAAGACAATCCCGATGATGCCGAGCTCACGAAACTGGCCTTGGCCCGCCATGGGCTCGACGGGCGCGTCACTCATGTGTCCGACGGCATGCAGGCCCTGGATTACCTGTACCGCCGCGAGGCCTTCAGCAACCGCACGGGGGGCAACCCGGTCTTGATCTTGTTGGATCTCAAGATGCCGTTGCTCGACGGCATCGGCGTGTTGCGGGAGATCAAGGGTTCGGATCAACTGAGCAATATTCCGGTGGTGGTACTGACTTCCTCGACCGAACCGAGCGACCTGCAGCGCGCATACGATGCCGGCACCAATGCCTACATTGCCAAACCCACAGAATTCGCGCAGTTTCTGAGCGCCATGAAACACGTGTGCGAATTCTGGATCAACATCAACCAGCCTGCGCCCCAAGCCGCCACGGTAACGCCACGCCACTCGGGCTTCGCCGATCTCAACTGACCGGTCGACAAGACCGTCGGCGCCCTACCAGGTGTCAATGAAACGCCCGCCCGAAGCGGGTTTGATCCGGGCCCCCATCAGTCCGCGGGTTATCCAGGCACGCGTTTGCGCCGGATCGATCACCGCATCGATCTCCAGCGTCGCCGCCATCTGATCAGCCGCCCCATTGGCCACTTGCTGTGCGAGCAGGCTTTGGAACAAGGCCTCCCGCTCCCGCCCTTCAGGCAATGCCTCCAGCTCCCGCCGAAAGCCCAGGCGCACCGCACCTTCCAGTCCCATGGCGCCGAACTCACCCGTGGGCCAGGCCACGGTGAACACGGGGGCGTGAAAACCGCCGGCCGTCATGCCCATGGCACCCAGGCCATACCCTTTGCGCAACACCACACTGAACACAGGCACCCGCAAGGCCGCAGCCGTGACAAACATGCGGCTCACATGGCGCACCTGGGCCCGCGCCTCGATGTCGGGTCCCACCATGAAACCCGGCGTGTCCACAAGGCTCACCAAAGGCAGGCCATGGGCGTTGCACAGCTGCATGAACCGTGCTGCCTTGTCGGCCGCGTCGGCATCGATGGCGCCTCCCAGGTGATGGGGGTTGTTGGCCATGAGCCCGACAGGCCGGCCCTCGATGCGGGCCAGTGCGGTGTGAATGCCGAGGCCGAATCCAACCCGCAACAGCATCAGACTGCCCACATCCACCAGGCCCTCCAGCACCACCTGGCTGTCATAGACCCGCAACCGGTTCTCCGGCACAGCGTCGCGCAAAGCTTCGCTGTCGGGCGCGGTCCAGTCCGACAGTCGCCCCTGAAAAAATGACAGGTAGTGGCGCGCGGCGGCCACCGCCTGCGCTTCGCCGTCGACCAGCACATCGATCACACCGTTGGCGGCTTGCGCGCCAGCCGGGCCTATGGCCTCTGGCCTGAAGACCCCCAGCCCCCCACCTTCGACCATGGCCGGTCCACCCATGCCGATGTTGCTGGTGCGGGTGGCGATGATCACATCGCTGCAACCGAGCAAAGCGGCATTGCCCGCAAAACATCGCCCCGCCGCAATACCCACCACAGGCACCTGCCCCGACAGGCGGGCGTAGGCCGCGAAGGTGCCCACATGCAAGCCGGCGACGATGGGCATGTCGGTGTCACCGGGCCGCCCACCCCCACCTTCGGCGAACAACACCACTGGCAATTGCTGCTCCAGAGCGATCCCCAGCAGCCGGTCGGTTTTCTGGTGGTTGCGCATGCCCTGGGTGCCAGCCAGCACCGTGGCGTCGTAGGCCATCACCACTGTGCGTGCTTTTTCTTCGCCAAAAATGCGCCCGTTCACCGAGCCGATCCCGGTCACCATGCCATCGGCAGGTGTGTTGGCGATCAGGTCATCTTCACTGCGCCGCAGCCGTTGCGCGGCAATGGCCAACGCCCCGTACTCGAGGAACGAGCCGTCGTCACACAGATCGGCAATGTTTTCACGTGCGGTGCGCAGGCCCAGGGCGTGGCGTTTGGCCACGGCTTGCGGGCGCGCGGCGTCCAGGGTTCGGGCCTGACGGGCTTCCCAGCGCTGGCGGTCTTCGCGCGGCCCAGTGGCAGCTTGCACCGGCACATCGGCGGCTTGTGCCGCGAGAGATGCCTGGGTGGCCGGCCCCAGGCTGAGCAGGGCCACGCCTGCGTCCACCGCCTCACCCGACTCAAAGAAGCGCTCCAGCACACAACCCGCCTGATCGGCCCGGATTTCGTGCTCCATCTTCATGGCTTCCAGGATCAACAGCAGGTCACCGGGATGCACCGAGTCCCCCGGTGCCACCAGCCATTCAACGATCTGCGCCTGCAAGGGCGCACGCACACTGTGGTTTTTGCTCATGTGCGCATTGTGGCCACAAGGGCGCCGAGCTCCGTCATGCGGGTGACAGCGCTCGGCAGTTCAAGCGGTCAAACGCCCACTCAAAGTGCTGGCAAACCGGCAAAAAGCTCCACGTTGCCACCGGCTGCGGTGGTGTTGATGGTCAAAGTTTGTTCGGCACACAGGCGCCACAAACAACCCAGCAAAGGCTCGGTGATCAGGGGCACCACCGCGCCATCGCGGGCGGCCATGTGGCGGTTGAGTTCGGTGCCGTAGGCGGGCTGGGCCACGATCGCGTCAATGGCTTCGCTGCTGGCCAGGGCCACAGCCCCGGCCTCAAACGGTGTATCCAGCACATGCACGGCTGCGGCCGGAAGCCCTGCGCTCACCCATTGGCCCAAGGCCTCCCGGACAGCCTCACGGGCTTCGCTCGGCACCGCCACCACCAGGGGGTTGCCACCGGCCAGCGCACCCAACCACTGCGCCAAGGTGGCGCTATCCACACGGTCGGAAATGGCGGCCACCACGCCCCGTGGGTGCAGGCGCAGGTCGTTGCTCTCACCCGTGGGGCCCGGCAGCACGCGATCGGCCAACTGCTGCCTGGCAGCCGCTGCCAGCGGCTTTGCGCCCAGCTTCTCGAGCCAGTCGCACCGCTGCTTCAGCGTGCTCTTCAACCAACCGCTTTTGCGCACCGCCAAAGCGGGGCTTTGTACGTTCACACCCTGGCCATCGCCGTGCAATTTTTGCGCGGCAGGCACGGCTTGCGATTCGTGCACAAAGCGCTGCAGGTAGTGCGGGCCACCCGCCTTGGGGCCTGTGCCTGACAGGCCCTCGCCTCCAAAGGGTTGCACGCCCACCACGGCCCCAATGATGTTGCGGTTCACATAGATGTTGCCCACATGTGCCGATGCGGCCAAAGCCTGCGCACGGCTGTCGATGCGGGTCTGGATACCCATGGTGAGGCCATAGTTCAGGGCATTGATGCGCGCAATGAGCTGGGCCGGGTCGCCCGTCCAGCGCACCACTTGCAAGACCGGTCCAAAGATTTCAGCCTTGACCTCGGCGATGTCCTTCACTTCGAACATCTGCGGTGAAATCATGTGCGGCTGTTCGCTGGACAGCGCTGCATCCACGGGCACATTCAGCAACGATTTCGCTTCCCCATGCAAGCGCTGGACGTGGCGCTGGATGTTGTCAAACGCTTCCTTGTCAATCACCGGGCCCAGGTCGGTGGTGAGGGCGCCCACGCGGCCCACACCCAGCTCTTTGGCGGCGCCTTCGATCATTTCGATCATGCCGTCGGCCACCGATTCGTGAACGCACAGCAGGCGCAATGCCGAACAGCGCTGCCCGGCACTTCGGAAGGCGCTTTGCATCACGGCGTCGGCCACTTGCTCGGGCAAAGCCGAGCTGTCGACCAGCATCACATTGATGCCACCGGTCTCTGCGATCAAGGGTGCCACCGGTCCCTCTTTGGCCGCCAGTGCGCGCTGGATGATTTTGGCCACTTGCGTAGAGCCTGTGAACACCACGCCCGCCACGCCCGGCTGTGCCACCAGCGCGGCGCCCACAGTCTCTCCAGGGCCGTGCAGCAACTGCAGCGCGTCGGCGGGAACACCGTTTTCATGCATCAGTTTCACGGCCATCATCGCGATGGCCGGGGTCTGCTCGGCAGGTTTGGCCAGCACGGTGTTGCCGGTGGCCAAGGCCGCGGCCACCTGGCCACAGAAAATGGCCAATGGGAAATTCCAGGGGCTGATACACACCCAAGGACCCAGCGCCGAGAGTTGAGGCGAAGGCGCCATGATGCGTTCGGCTTCGTTGGCGTAGTAACGGAAAAAGTCAACGGCCTCACGCACTTCCGAAATCGCATCGGCCCATGTCTTGAAGGCTTCCTTGACCAGCATGCCGCACAGCTCAGGCAGCTGCGCTTCCATGGCGTCGGCCGTCTTGCGCAAGGCTTGGGCACGCGTAGCCACCGGCACAACACTCCACGCCTTGAAGGCTTCATGGGATGCCTCAGCCGCTGCGCCGACTTGCGCCACGTCAAAGAAGGGCACGATTGGCACCGTGGTTTTTTCCAACGCATCCAACAGCGGCCGGCGCATGGACACCACCGCCATGTCCAGGCCCATGCTGTTGCGGCGTGAGGCGCCGAACATGTCGACGGGCAGGGGCATGGCCGGTTCAGGGCTCAGGCGCAGCGGTGTGTTGAACAAAACATCCATGCTCACGGACTCATCGGCCAACTGGTTGACAAACGAAGAGTTCGCCCCGTTCTCCAACAAGCGGCGCACCAGATAGGCCAGCAAGTCGCGGTGGGCGCCCACGGGTGCATAGACGCGGCAGCGGATTTTGGAATTCTTCAACACCTCGCGGTAAACACCCTCACCCATGCCGTGCAGGCGTTGCAATTCAAACGGGAAAGCCACCCCGCCGGAGCCCCGCTCTGCCATCTGAAGAATGGCCGCAATGGTGCCGGCATTGTGCGTCGCAAATTGCGGAAAAATGACATCGGAAGCCGCAAACAATGCTCGCGCACAGGCGAGGTAGCTGACATCGGTGTGGTGCTTGTGGGTGAACACCGGGTAGCCCGGCAGACCCAGCTCCTGGGCGCGTTTGATTTCGGCATCCCAATAGGCGCCCTTGACCAAGCGGCACATCAGCTTGACCTTGTGGCGCCGGGCCATCTGGGTCAGGTGTTCGATCAGCTCGACGGCGCGCGTTTGGTAAGACTGCAAGGCCAGACCGAAGCCTGCCCACTGGGGAACGCGGTCGGCGACCTGAGCGATCAAGGCTTCGAACACGTCGAGCGAAAGCTCCAGGCGGTCCACTTCTTCCGCATCGATTGTCAGGTTGAGGTTGGCCTTGGCCGCGGCTTCACACAGCGTCCACACGCGGGGCACAAGCTCGCTCATCACACGCTCGTATTGCAGATCTTCGTAGCGCGGGTGAAGCGCGCTGAGTTTGATGGAGATGCCATCGTTGTGCGCCGGCGAGCCGCTCGCATTGGCCGTGCGCGCGATGGCGGCAATGGCATGCTGGTAACTGGCCAGGTAGCGCAGGGCGTCGGCATCGGTGCGAGCACCTTCGCCCAGCATGTCGTAGCTGAACCCAAGATTGGGTTGTTTCTTGCGCGCTGCGGTGGCTTCTTTCATCCCCTCTTCGATGGTCTGTCCCAACACAAACTGGCGCCCCAGCAACTGCACCGCGCGCAGCGTGGCGGCCACCACCGACTTGGCGCCCATCTTGGTCATCAGGCTGGACTCTCCTTCCGAGCCGGGCAAGAATTTTTTGGACAATGCAATGGCCGACGACGACAGCCGCGCCATGGTCGAGTCCGCCGCCCCGTCAAAGTCGGCGCGCCCCAATTGATCGGCTGTCAGCGCGACAGCGGTTTCGGTATCGGGCACTCGCAACAATGCCTCTGCCAGCCGCATCAGGGCCAGGCCCTCAGCACTGGAGATAGGGTATTCCTTGAGCAAGCTCTCCATCGCCCAGAAAGGGGGCGGGTTCTTGCGCACCGATTGCACCCAGGGCGTGGCCATCTGGGCTGCTGCTGCCCAGTCCATCGCCCCCTCCAACGCCAGCAAGCGGCTGGACAACACGCCATGCTCTGGCAAATAAGGGAAGGGCAAACGGTCAACTTGGCGGGACATAGAAGCTCCTGGTTGGCGGCTGATTGGTGAATATCGAGATGATCTAGCTTTATTCGGTGAATAATTCACCAATATTTCAGAAATAGCGAAACAATCCACTACCCATGAACACAACCACCGCTCCACCTGGCTTGGTTGGGCTCGACCGCATCGACTTGCGCATCCTCTCGGTGCTCCAGACGGACGGCCGCATTGCCAACCTGAAGCTGGCCGAAGCCGTGGCGCTGTCCCCCACTGCGGTGCTGGCCCGCACCCAGCGCCTGCAGCGCGATGGCTACATCCTAGGGTACGAAGCCCGCCTGAATCCGCTCAAACTCGGTTTGGGCATGACGGTTTTTATCGAGGTGCTGCTGGACCGCACCACCCAGAATGTGTTCGAAGCATTCAAGGCGGCCGTGCAGGTGCGCAGGGAAATCATGGAATGCCACATGGTGGCCGGTGGCTTCGACTACCTGCTCAAAACCCGCATGGCCGACATGGATGCTTACCGGGCGTTCGCCGGTAGCGTCTTGTGGCAACTGCCCGGGGTGCGCGAAACCCGGACCTACGCCGTGATTGAAGAGGTTAAAAGCTCGTCGCAGCTGCCACTTTGACAAACCGCGCCGCCTTGACAAAAATGGCGCTACCCGACACCACAGGAGGAACACCTTGATCACAAAACGCACACGCCCTCACGCTCTCGCCATCCTGACACTTTTGGTCGCAATCTCGGCGCCGGCACTGGCCCAGAGTGTCCTGCCCGGCTTGTGGGCCATTGAAAACAAGGTCGGCGGCAACCCGGAAATGGAAAAGGCCATGGCACAGATGCAGGCCCAACTCGCCGCCATGCCGCCTGCGCAACGCAAACAAATGGAAGCCATCATGGGCAAGAGTGGTGTCAGCATGGCCTCCAGCGGCGCCATGTCGGTCAA encodes:
- a CDS encoding Lrp/AsnC ligand binding domain-containing protein; amino-acid sequence: MNTTTAPPGLVGLDRIDLRILSVLQTDGRIANLKLAEAVALSPTAVLARTQRLQRDGYILGYEARLNPLKLGLGMTVFIEVLLDRTTQNVFEAFKAAVQVRREIMECHMVAGGFDYLLKTRMADMDAYRAFAGSVLWQLPGVRETRTYAVIEEVKSSSQLPL
- a CDS encoding response regulator, which produces MNTNADAILLVEDNPDDAELTKLALARHGLDGRVTHVSDGMQALDYLYRREAFSNRTGGNPVLILLDLKMPLLDGIGVLREIKGSDQLSNIPVVVLTSSTEPSDLQRAYDAGTNAYIAKPTEFAQFLSAMKHVCEFWININQPAPQAATVTPRHSGFADLN